A single window of Stomatohabitans albus DNA harbors:
- a CDS encoding FliH/SctL family protein, translating to MPNRKPRRVAIMRGASIEQEVIEHDVAGYLPASINAANDEAARIKAEQERGFKVGFDRGRDEGYKEVVAQNREWVKRCQAAVEAIEAAAADLRSREESALHHVADQTAMLSLLIAEQILQRDVALQANPGLDAIKRILGDLPDDGPLQIHLSPDDIETLDDVQNLFVGREFTVLPDAAVESGSALVRSNATTIDGNIATALERARQQLR from the coding sequence ATGCCAAATCGTAAGCCGCGTCGCGTTGCCATCATGCGGGGGGCCTCTATTGAACAAGAGGTCATCGAACATGATGTTGCCGGGTACTTACCTGCGTCGATTAATGCCGCCAATGATGAGGCTGCTCGGATTAAAGCTGAGCAAGAACGCGGGTTCAAAGTGGGATTCGACCGTGGCCGTGATGAGGGATACAAAGAGGTTGTTGCCCAAAACCGTGAATGGGTCAAACGGTGTCAAGCTGCCGTTGAAGCGATTGAAGCTGCCGCCGCTGATCTGCGTTCTCGTGAAGAAAGCGCCCTCCATCATGTTGCTGACCAAACTGCGATGCTGAGCCTGCTTATTGCCGAGCAGATTCTGCAACGCGATGTTGCCCTCCAAGCAAATCCTGGATTGGACGCGATTAAACGGATTTTGGGTGACCTTCCCGATGACGGGCCACTCCAGATTCATCTCTCTCCGGACGATATTGAAACCCTCGACGATGTTCAAAACCTCTTCGTTGGTCGTGAGTTTACGGTGCTTCCCGATGCCGCCGTTGAGAGCGGCTCTGCCCTCGTTCGCTCAAACGCAACCACCATTGATGGCAATATCGCCACCGCCCTCGAACGTGCTCGTCAACAGCTTCGCTAA
- a CDS encoding TrmO family methyltransferase domain-containing protein, whose translation METFSIHPIGYVRERDGSKVLEVLPEYRPALDKLDEWGHVVSVWWFSGSDNPDTRSILRQTRPHQSSPGEAGTFATRSPRRPNPIGLTVAKIDRVDVEQGLVVIDRHDALPDTPLLDIKPYSPGSDRVEAPILPEWAAHWPKSREESAVFDWAKEDGKA comes from the coding sequence ATGGAAACGTTCTCGATTCACCCCATTGGCTATGTCCGTGAAAGAGACGGAAGCAAGGTACTTGAGGTGCTGCCCGAATACCGTCCCGCATTAGACAAACTTGATGAGTGGGGCCATGTGGTGAGTGTGTGGTGGTTTAGCGGCAGCGACAACCCAGATACGCGATCCATCTTGCGTCAGACACGCCCGCACCAATCAAGCCCCGGTGAGGCCGGCACGTTTGCTACCCGGTCACCACGGCGCCCCAACCCGATCGGACTGACCGTCGCAAAAATCGACCGAGTTGATGTTGAACAGGGGTTGGTTGTCATTGACCGCCACGATGCACTCCCTGACACCCCGTTATTAGATATTAAGCCCTACTCCCCTGGTTCAGATCGGGTTGAAGCACCAATCCTGCCTGAGTGGGCAGCCCACTGGCCCAAGAGCCGTGAAGAATCGGCGGTATTTGATTGGGCGAAAGAAGACGGCAAGGCATAG
- a CDS encoding FliI/YscN family ATPase, translating to MIQPSDLESPLDLMAARIAKAVKPEVSGRVSRVLGLNMEVDGLQVALGEAIDVFTGDRRLPCEVVALTETGAIVMPLGDMTGVAVGDRVLATGHARTLRVGSDLLGRILDGLGNPIDDGPRLGKRGSDSRAVTVEGTPPHPLRRQKVDQYLPLGVRAIDTLIPCGKGQRMGIFAGSGVGKSSLLSMIARGAQADVNVLALIGERGREVREFIEHDLGPEGLARSIVVVATSDQPALVRMRAAYTATRIAEYFRDLGQDVVLMMDSLTRFAMAQREIGLSAGEPPATRGYPPSVFGEMPKLLERAGAGETGSITGLYTVLVEGDDLQDPIGDTARSILDGHIVLSRKLATAGHFPTIDVLESASRVANRVTTKEQRDLATELRRLLAAYRDARDLIDIGAYVPGSNPEVDRAIELNDQINLFLRQDLEDLTLADYSWQAIAQILGKAVPNALPAGMA from the coding sequence ATGATTCAACCGAGTGACCTTGAAAGCCCACTTGACTTGATGGCGGCGCGCATTGCCAAGGCCGTGAAACCAGAAGTAAGTGGGCGGGTAAGTCGAGTGCTTGGGCTCAACATGGAAGTTGACGGCCTCCAAGTTGCCCTCGGCGAAGCGATTGATGTGTTTACCGGCGACCGCCGTCTCCCCTGTGAAGTCGTTGCCCTCACTGAAACCGGTGCCATTGTGATGCCGCTTGGCGATATGACCGGTGTTGCTGTTGGTGACCGGGTGTTGGCCACCGGTCACGCCCGAACCTTGCGCGTCGGCTCAGACTTATTGGGACGGATCCTCGATGGGCTTGGAAATCCCATTGATGACGGCCCGCGCCTCGGTAAGCGCGGGTCGGATAGTCGGGCAGTCACCGTTGAGGGCACCCCACCCCACCCGCTACGCCGACAAAAAGTTGACCAGTATCTTCCGCTTGGGGTGCGTGCCATTGACACGCTCATACCTTGTGGAAAAGGCCAGCGCATGGGTATTTTCGCTGGTTCTGGCGTAGGGAAATCAAGCCTGCTCAGCATGATTGCCCGTGGTGCCCAGGCTGACGTCAACGTGCTGGCACTGATCGGTGAACGTGGGCGTGAGGTTCGTGAGTTCATCGAACACGACCTCGGTCCAGAAGGCCTAGCCCGTTCCATAGTGGTCGTGGCCACAAGCGACCAACCCGCCCTGGTGCGAATGCGTGCAGCGTACACCGCAACACGTATTGCTGAGTATTTCCGTGATTTGGGTCAAGACGTCGTCCTGATGATGGACTCACTCACCCGTTTTGCAATGGCCCAACGTGAGATCGGGCTAAGTGCCGGTGAGCCACCGGCCACCCGTGGCTATCCCCCCAGTGTGTTTGGGGAAATGCCCAAGCTGCTCGAACGAGCCGGTGCCGGGGAAACCGGTTCTATTACTGGCCTTTACACGGTACTCGTCGAAGGGGACGACCTTCAAGATCCGATTGGGGATACGGCACGCTCCATCCTCGATGGCCATATTGTGCTGAGTCGAAAATTGGCCACAGCCGGGCACTTTCCTACGATTGATGTCCTTGAGTCGGCGTCACGTGTTGCGAACCGCGTAACCACAAAAGAACAACGTGACCTTGCAACTGAACTGCGTCGTCTCCTCGCCGCCTACCGTGATGCCCGCGACTTGATTGACATTGGCGCCTATGTGCCTGGTTCCAACCCGGAGGTGGACCGTGCGATTGAGTTGAACGATCAAATCAACTTGTTCTTGCGCCAAGACCTCGAGGACTTGACCTTAGCTGATTATTCCTGGCAGGCCATCGCACAGATCCTCGGCAAGGCTGTACCCAACGCCTTACCGGCAGGCATGGCGTAG